A window of Komagataella phaffii GS115 chromosome 1, complete sequence contains these coding sequences:
- a CDS encoding transcriptional regulatory protein: MLVTFQFKEKPQKVKKPSKAFAKTQKMEEHLLIENADSISLKKRSRNGCVTCKVRKKRCDESKPICGDCARLNRPCKYLNDTMTPEETKRIKSEILVMEEEYKCRRRNKKRPKSSSNKQNKVVFNPLTPLAPEMPLSEEFTGVPLASASQPSHIPHTDHVDSPNSLHKSHSIHDLFSQFSNQFPFSPFMMKSPNIENGEAGTSLHDLPDLHLDSEFLPTYQQEFEAEMSKDIDFSNNVNHHHHTHNNNHNVENNSQYRPLYESNRVELLEENKNQFANSTQPHNHLEIIDNPSLIATTTLSVLNSQDIMYYDYFKRRLSRIISIVPENENLYLKIFLPMAHYDLGCLYGILAWSSFHMGNHHQARGNVYVDKALKYISDTKINENNTEPENTATKWLSRHNRVNMRLASLLIICGAEICKGDVKNWGSYLEQAARLVKRNGGLSSFNESQSQHWLIANMAYHDILTSSASERGLLFSLEEYARVVNFSKFGLDPLHGISKPLFQIIAEISSLATEVKHLLKRTTNTLTNQYLGHANSLDSPEFDYATDIPGTSSTSGSTSDESVAAEFESRHEALSYINTKANDILKRIDDCHPNMEFLRTLPSKDLNLQLSLFQVFQLAAKLHVQQSVLKNPATSLPIQLLVCEMSQYLDHVLNSPVESCLCFPLFICGMNCCTKKDRKLVRDKFDEYLDRYRYGNVERTKIIMEQVWMMNPTGSKNIDWYEIVKKLGWNLSFA, encoded by the coding sequence ATGCTGGTAACTTTCcagttcaaagagaaaccGCAAAAGGTTAAGAAACCTTCGAAGGCGTTTGCAAAAACGCAGAAAATGGAAGAGCACTTGTTAATCGAGAACGCTGATTCTATTTCGCTGAAAAAACGGTCTAGGAATGGATGTGTAACCTGCAAAGTTCGAAAGAAGAGATGTGATGAGTCGAAACCAATATGTGGAGATTGTGCCAGACTGAACAGGCCTTGCAAGTACCTAAACGATACTATGACACCTGAGGAGACCAAGCGCATCAAATCAGAAATACTAGTTATGGAAGAGGAATACAAATGCAGACGGCGAAACAAAAAACGCCCCAagtcatcttcaaataaaCAGAACAAAGTTGTATTTAACCCTTTGACACCGTTGGCACCCGAAATGCCCTTATCAGAAGAATTCACCGGGGTGCCTTTAGCTAGCGCATCGCAACCATCTCATATTCCACATACAGATCATGTTGACTCACCAAATTCTCTCCACAAGTCACACTCCATACATGATCTATTTTCTCAATTCAGCAACCAATTTCCCTTTTCTCCATTTATGATGAAATCtccaaatattgaaaacGGAGAAGCTGGGACTTCATTGCACGACCTGCCTGATCTACATCTGGATAGCGAGTTTTTGCCCACTTATCAACAAGAGTTCGAAGCTGAAATGAGCAAGGACATTGACTTTTCGAATAATGTtaatcatcatcatcataCCCACAATAATAATCACAATGTTGAAAACAACAGCCAATACAGACCACTATATGAGAGCAACCGAGTCGAGCTACTAGAGGAAAATAAAAATCAGTTTGCTAACTCCACACAACCACACAACCATTTAGAAATCATAGACAATCCGTCCTTGATTGCGACTACTACTTTAAGTGTCTTGAACTCACAGGATATCATGTACTATGATTATTTCAAGCGTAGACTGTCGAGAATAATATCGATTGTTCCTGAGAACGAGAATCTTTAtttgaaaatcttcttACCCATGGCACATTACGATTTGGGATGCCTATATGGAATTTTGGCTTGGTCCTCTTTTCACATGGGAAATCACCACCAAGCTAGGGGTAACGTATATGTGGACAAGGCTCTAAAGTACATAAGCGATACCAAGATTAACGAGAACAATACAGAACCAGAGAACACGGCCACCAAATGGCTTTCAAGGCACAATCGTGTCAATATGCGACTAGCTAGCTTGCTGATAATATGTGGTGCTGAAATATGTAAAGGAGACGTAAAAAACTGGGGAAGTTATTTGGAACAAGCGGCGAGGTTGGTGAAACGCAACGGTGGTTTGAGTAGCTTCAACGAGTCTCAAAGTCAGCATTGGTTGATAGCAAATATGGCCTATCACGACATTCTGACTAGCAGTGCAAGTGAAAGAGGATTACTCTTTTCTTTAGAGGAATACGCCAGGGTCGTCAATTTCAGTAAGTTCGGATTAGACCCACTTCATGGAATATCAAAACCATTATTTCAAATTATTGCCGAAATCAGTAGTTTGGCCACTGAAGTTAAACACTTACTGAAACGAACCACCAATACTCTAACTAATCAATATTTGGGACACGCAAACAGTTTGGATTCTCCAGAATTTGATTATGCTACAGACATTCCTGGAACTTCCTCAACATCCGGAAGTACATCTGATGAAAGTGTTGCAGCTGAGTTTGAAAGTCGCCATGAGGCTCTTTCGTATATCAATACAAAGGCAAATGATATACTGAAACGCATTGATGACTGCCACCCTAATATGGAGTTTTTACGGACATTGCCGTCTAAAGACTTGAACTTGCAACTATCAttgtttcaagtttttcagcTTGCTGCTAAACTTCATGTACAGCAGTCAGTATTGAAAAATCCTGCGACTTCATTGCCCATTCAGTTACTGGTATGCGAGATGTCCCAGTACTTGGACCATGTTCTCAATTCTCCCGTAGAAAGTTGTCTCTGTTTCCCATTGTTCATATGCGGAATGAATTGCTGTACTAAAAAGGATCGTAAATTGGTCAGAGATAAGTTTGACGAATACCTGGATCGATATCGGTATGGGAATGTGGAACGAACAAAGATTATCATGGAACAGGTCTGGATGATGAATCCCACAGGAAGCAAGAATATCGACTGGTACGAAATTGTTAAGAAATTAGGCTGGAACTTGAGTTTTGCTTAG
- a CDS encoding Subunit of the heterohexameric Gim/prefoldin protein complex, whose product MSQKNLEDISLRFSKLQNELNDLIKARQQLETQYQENKIVKEEFAKLDESSTVFKLIGPVLVPQDFNEADINVKKRIEFIENEIKKVEGNIQDHQKNLETTRDELITLRTQQTQT is encoded by the coding sequence ATGTCTCAAAAAAACCTAGAAGATATCAGTTTGAGATTCAGCAAACTGCAGAATGAGCTCAATGATTTGATTAAAGCTCGTCAACAATTGGAGACTCAGTatcaagaaaacaaaattgtCAAGGAGGAATTTGCCAAATTGGACGAATCATCCACAGTCTTCAAGCTAATAGGCCCAGTGTTAGTGCCTCAAGATTTTAATGAAGCTGATATTAACGTGAAGAAGCGGATAGAATTTATTGAAAACGAGATAAAAAAGGTGGAAGGAAACATTCAAGATCACCAAAAGAATCTGGAGACTACGAGAGACGAACTGATAACATTGAGGACTCAGCAAACCCAAACTTAA
- a CDS encoding Protein required for ubiquinone (coenzyme Q) biosynthesis and respiratory growth: MGGARTICEQPNYHYEFGEACKSPDILFAFDFFRIPISLYPERGANRILISCSRMFKRLYHSVHSRPLLDLAKPEIRILSHALSKFVPKYGFSDRSIQNALLDLGYSNNGFVSVFKMNGHSDPVMSLINHHLLSQRQNLTLELEHLSTLKSETSKLKHLVTKRLLGNAPIIDHLHEALSYMILPSNMVASMAELHNLSDDISFYAGDRSNDFAWYSKRLALSTVYVQGELCMLKDTSEGFAHTIDFVTKRLDEIESLGYAYNSVEEWGGFTLMSTVNLIKSQLVRG; the protein is encoded by the coding sequence ATGGGTGGCGCACGCACGATATGTGAACAACCAAACTATCATTATGAATTTGGTGAAGCTTGCAAGTCACCTGATATACTCTTCGCGTTTGATTTTTTTCGAATCCCTATCAGTCTTTATCCGGAGAGAGGGGCCAACCGAATACTCATCTCTTGCTCTAgaatgttcaaaagattgtATCATTCAGTTCATTCTCGTCCATTGCTAGATTTGGCTAAACCGGAGATACGCATATTATCACATGCTTTGAGTAAATTTGTTCCGAAATATGGGTTTTCAGACCGTTCCATTCAGAATGCCCTTTTGGATTTGGGCTATTCTAACAACGGCTTTGTCAGTGTTTTCAAGATGAATGGGCATTCAGATCCTGTCATGTCATTGATAAACCACCACCTTTTATCCCAAAGACAGAATCTCACTCTCGAACTCGAACATCTAAGCACTTTGAAAAGTGAGACAAGCAAGTTAAAGCATCTGGTCACCAAAAGACTACTAGGTAATGCTCCCATTATAGACCATCTACACGAAGCTCTTTCTTATATGATACTTCCATCAAATATGGTGGCTTCAATGGCCGAATTGCACAACTTGTCTGACGATATTTCATTCTACGCCGGTGACCGTTCGAATGATTTTGCATGGTATTCCAAAAGGCTTGCCTTGTCGACAGTATACGTGCAAGGCGAGCTGTGCATGCTAAAAGATACATCTGAAGGGTTTGCTCACACAATAGATTTTGTCACAAAGCGGTTGGACGAAATTGAGTCCCTTGGCTATGCTTATAACtccgttgaagaatgggGAGGATTTACCTTGATGAGTACTGTCAACTTGATTAAAAGTCAGTTGGTTCGTGGATAA
- a CDS encoding Helix-loop-helix protein that binds the motif CACRTG, whose protein sequence is MQVNKRHTQTPDHGLKKFKKSPGKLNQGPGGFDHEKNSREQSHSHSDIAIDSALLEQDKDNKGAQNHLSDIRQQVDAATAAAAAAAASVDASASQHAPTASNLLAYQQIFRQHHDGSPSNNHPGSPTQQHSVTSGGPIVNNATASSSAASSGSGYSVKPATGSEEWHKMRKENHKEVERRRRENINHGIKELAALLPTGDSNKAQILKKAVDYIKRLKENENNNIEKWTLEKLITDQAVNELANSNEKLKAELEKAYREIEHWKKVAADNDKSRQ, encoded by the coding sequence ATGCAAGTTAACAAACGACACACCCAGACTCCAGATCACgggttgaaaaaatttaAGAAGTCCCCCGGCAAGCTTAATCAGGGCCCTGGAGGATTTGACCATGAGAAAAACTCTAGAGAACAATCTCACTCTCATTCTGACATAGCAATTGACTCTGCATTGTTAGAGCAAGACAAAGATAACAAAGGAGCTCAAAACCATCTAAGCGATATCAGACAACAAGTAGATGCTGCGactgctgctgctgctgccgCCGCTGCTTCTGTGGATGCCTCGGCCTCTCAACACGCTCCAACAGCTTCCAATTTGTTAGCGTATCAACAGATCTTCCGTCAGCACCACGATGGATCACCTTCTAACAATCACCCAGGATCTCCCACTCAGCAGCATTCGGTGACATCTGGAGGACCCATAGTCAACAATGCCACTGCTTCTTCTAGTGCGGCTTCTTCAGGCTCTGGCTATTCGGTTAAGCCAGCCACTGGTTCTGAAGAATGGCATAAGATGCGTAAAGAGAATCACAAAGAAGTAGAAAGGCGTAGAAGAGAAAATATAAACCACGGAATAAAGGAACTGGCCGCTCTGTTGCCAACAGGGGACTCGAACAAGGCTCAGATATTAAAGAAGGCTGTTGATTATATCAAGAGATTAAAGGAAAACgaaaacaacaacatcGAGAAATGGACCTTGGAGAAACTCATCACTGACCAAGCAGTCAACGAGTTAGCCAATTCCAATGAGAAGCTTAAAGCAGAGCTAGAAAAGGCATATCGTGAAATTGAGCATTGGAAAAAGGTCGCTGCTGATAACGACAAGTCTAGGCAATAA
- a CDS encoding Putative positive regulator of mannosylphosphate transferase (Mnn6p), with protein sequence MKVSKRLIPRRSRLLIMMMLLVVYQLVVLVLGLESVSEGKLASLLDLGDWDLANSSLSISDFIKLKLKGQKTYHKFDEHVFAAMARIQSNENGKLADYESTSSKTDVTIQNVELWKRLSEEEYTYEPRITLAVYLSYIHQRTYDRYATSYAPYNLRVPFSWADWIDLTALNQYLDKTKGCEAVFPRESEATMKLNNITVVDWLEGLCITDKSLQNSVNSTYAEEINSRDILSPNFHVFGYSDAKDNPQQKIFQSKSYINSKLPLPKSLIFLTDGGSYALTVDRTQNKRILKSGLLSHFFSKKKKEHNLPQDQKTFTFDPVYEFNRLKSQVKPRPISSEPSIDSALKENDYKLKLKESSFIFNYGRILSNYEERLESLNDFEKSHYESLAYSSLLEARKLPKYFGEVILKNPQDGGIHYDYRFFSGLIDKTQINHFEDETERKKIIMHRLLRTWQYFTYHNNIINWISHGSLLSWYWDGLSFPWDNDIDVQMPIMELNNFCKQFNNSLVVEDVSQGFGRYYVDCTSFLAQRTRGNGNNNIDARFIDVSSGLFIDITGLALTGSTMPKRYSNKLIKQPKKSTDSTGSTPENGLTRNLRQNLNAQVYNCRNGHFYQYSELSPLKLSIVEGALTLIPNDFVTILETEYQRRGLEKNTYAKYLYVPELRLWMSYNDIYDILQGTNSHGRPLSAKTMATIFPRLNSDINLKKFLRNDHTFKNIYSTFNVTRVHEEELKHLIVNYDQNKRKSAEYRQFLENLRFMNPIRKDLVTYESRLKALDGYNEVEELEKKQENREKERKEKKEKEEKEKKEKEEKEKKEKEEKEKKEKEEKERKEKEEKEEYEEDDNEGEQPTEQKSQQEAKE encoded by the coding sequence ATGAAAGTATCAAAGCGGTTGATACCGAGGAGATCTCGTCTCCTCATTATGATGATGCTACTGGTTGTTTACCAGCTGGTGGTTTTGGTCCTAGGATTGGAGAGCGTCTCTGAAGGAAAATTAGCAAGCTTGCTTGACTTGGGCGATTGGGATCTAGCTAACTCCTCGCTATCTATATCCGATTTCATAAAGCTGAAGCTCAAAGGCCAAAAGACTTATCACAAATTTGATGAACATGTCTTCGCCGCAATGGCAAGAATTCAAAGTAATGAGAATGGCAAGTTGGCGGATTACGAGTCTACTTCATCGAAGACTGACGTAACCattcaaaatgttgaactttggaagagattgagCGAAGAAGAATACACTTACGAACCGCGGATAACTTTGGCTGTGTATCTGAGCTACATTCATCAGAGGACTTATGACAGGTACGCGACTAGTTACGCTCCTTATAACTTGCGGGTGCCTTTTTCGTGGGCTGACTGGATAGATCTGACGGCCCTAAATCAATACTTGGATAAAACGAAAGGCTGCGAGGCAGTTTTCCCTAGAGAAAGTGAGGCAACTATGAAGCTTAACAATATCACTGTTGTGGACTGGCTTGAGGGCCTTTGCATAACTGATAAATCACTTCAAAATTCCGTAAACTCCACATATGCGGAAGAGATTAATAGTCGGGACATCTTGTCTCCTAACTTCCATGTGTTTGGTTATTCTGATGCTAAAGATAATCCTCAGcaaaaaatctttcaatctAAATCTTATATCAACTCAAAGCTGCCGCTCCCAAAAAGTTTGATATTTTTAACAGATGGAGGTAGTTACGCTTTGACAGTCGACCGAACTCAAAATAAAAGAATTCTAAAATCTGGCCTGCTTTCACACtttttctcaaagaaaaagaaggaacaCAATCTGCCTCAAGACCAAAAAACTTTCACGTTTGACCCCGTATACGAATTCAATAGACTGAAATCTCAGGTCAAGCCCCGTCCAATATCTTCAGAACCTAGTATTGATTCtgctttgaaggaaaatgacTACAAGCTTAAACTGAAAGAGTCGTCGTTTATTTTTAATTACGGAAGGATTCTTTCGAACTATGAAGAGCGGCTTGAGAGTCTAAATGACTTCGAGAAATCGCACTACGAGTCCTTAGCTTATTCCTCCTTGTTAGAGGCAAGAAAGTTGCCCAAGTATTTTGGCGAAGTTATATTGAAGAACCCACAAGATGGTGGAATTCATTATGATTACAGATTCTTCAGCGGACTCATTGATAAAACTCAGATAAATCATTTTGAGGATGAGActgaaagaaagaaaataatcATGCATAGACTTCTTCGAACTTGGCAGTACTTCACGTATCACAATAACATTATCAATTGGATCTCGCACGGTTCTTTACTGTCATGGTATTGGGATGgactttcttttccatgGGACAATGACATTGACGTACAAATGCCCATAATGGAGCTGAATAACTTCTGCAAACAGTTCAACAATTCTCTGGTCGTGGAGGATGTTTCTCAAGGGTTTGGCAGATACTACGTTGATTGCACGAGCTTCCTGGCCCAGAGAACGCGAGGTAATGGTAACAACAACATTGATGCCCGTTTTATTGATGTGTCGTCTGGTCTCTTCATTGACATTACGGGTTTGGCTTTGACTGGATCAACAATGCCCAAAAGATACTCCAATAAGCTGATAAAACAACCGAAAAAATCTACCGACTCAACAGGATCGACTCCTGAGAACGGACTCACTAGAAACTTGAGGCAAAATTTGAATGCACAAGTTTACAACTGTAGAAACGGTCATTTTTACCAATACTCGGAGCTATCTCCTTTGAAGTTGTCGATAGTAGAAGGTGCACTCACCCTAATACCCAACGATTTTGTTACTATATTGGAAACTGAGTACCAAAGGAGAGgtcttgaaaagaacaCATATGCGAAGTATCTCTACGTTCCAGAGCTTCGACTTTGGATGTCATACAATGACATCTATGATATCTTGCAAGGTACTAATAGTCATGGCCGTCCTTTATCTGCAAAGACAATGGCGACTATCTTTCCTCGGTTAAACTCTGACATTAATCTAAAAAAGTTTTTGCGCAATGATCATACTTTTAAGAACATTTATTCTACTTTCAACGTGACACGAGTGCACGAGGAGGAACTGAAGCATTTGATAGTAAACTATGACCAAAATAAACGGAAGTCGGCTGAGTACAGGCAGTTCTTGGAAAACTTGCGGTTTATGAATCCAATCAGAAAAGATCTGGTGACTTACGAGAGTAGGTTGAAGGCTCTTGATGGATACAATGAGGTCGAAGAATTAGAAAAGAAGCAAGAGAATAgggaaaaagaaagaaaggagaagaaggaaaaggaggaaaaagagaagaaggaaaaggaggaaaaagagaagaaggaaaaggaagaaaaggaaaagaaggaaaaggaagaaaaggagaggaaagagaaggaagaaaaggaagaatatgaagaagacgataaTGAGGGCGAACAACCAACAGAACAAAAGAGCCAGCAGGAGGCTAAAGAATAG
- a CDS encoding Putative positive regulator of mannosylphosphate transferase (Mnn6p) produces the protein MTLRSAIKARTSKGLIGAVIIASIIFFTTVTFYDESKIVGIIRVSDTYTGHSAVSSTFNASSVVSDNKINGYGLPLIDTESNSRYEDPDDISIENELRYRIAQSTKEEENMWKLDTTLTEASLKIPNIQSFELQPFKERLDNSLYNSKNIGNFYFYDPRLTFSVYLKYIKDKLASGSTTNLTIPFNWAHFRDLSSLNPYLDIKQEDKVACDYFYESSNKDKRKPTGNCIEFKDVRDEHLIQYGISSKDHLPGPFILKSLGIPMQHTAKRLESNLYLLTGAPVPLSLSFMTKKGLYQVGVDQTGKLDPNIARTELWEFYKNGKENLQFNAQEELSHLIETVPSSSNSSSGEGYFTTELKENNFELPLSKNDFTFDDSEVESLIKGLSEQDLDLHTQRYKESLQYSFATRENDVKKYFYEARMIINTVNKEGGAHYDWRFFNGAMNHESSGFTEEERQLRKRSVLHRLLRNWLVFNYQQGSPTWLAHGTLLSWYWNSLMFPWDYDIDVQMPIKSLNNLCANFNQSLIIEDLTEGYSSFFLDCGSSITHRTKGKGLNFIDARFINVETGLYIDITGLSTSQSARPPRFSNASKKDPIYNCRNNHFYSHNNIAPLKYTLMEGVPSFIPQQYEEILREEYTTGLTSKHYNGNFFMTQLNLWLERDPMLALVPSSKYEIEGGGVDHNKIIKSILELSNIKKLELLDDNPDILEEVIRTYELTSIHHKEMQYLSSVKPDGDRSMQSNDITSSYQEFLASLKKFQPLRKDLFQFERIDLSKHRKQ, from the coding sequence ATGACACTCAGGAGTGCCATAAAAGCCAGAACCTCAAAAGGACTGATCGGAGCTGTTATTATAGCCTCAATAATATTTTTCACCACAGTAACCTTCTACGATGAAAGCAAAATTGTCGGCATAATAAGAGTTTCTGATACTTATACAGGCCATAGCGCTGTatcttcaactttcaaTGCTTCTTCCGTTGTTAGTGACAACAAGATCAACGGATATGGACTTCCTTTGATTGACACGGAATCAAATAGCCGTTATGAGGATCCAGACGATATTTCCATTGAAAACGAATTGCGCTATAGAATTGCCCAATCTaccaaagaggaagaaaacatGTGGAAACTCGATACCACTCTCACGGAAGCAAGCTTGAAAATCCCCAACATACAGTCGTTTGAGCTGCAGCcgttcaaagaaagactTGATAATTCACTTTACAATTCTAAGAACATAGGAAACTTTTACTTCTATGACCCAAGGCTTACATTCTCAGTTTACTTGAAGTATATCAAGGATAAATTGGCCTCTGGAAGCACAACAAATCTTACAATACCCTTCAACTGGGCACATTTTAGAGATTTATCGTCACTGAATCCTTATTTGGACATAAAACAAGAAGATAAGGTCGCATGTGATTACTTTTATGAATCAAGTAATAAAGACAAACGAAAACCCACGGGTAACTGTATTGAGTTTAAAGATGTTCGTGATGAGCACCTGATACAGTATGggatttcatcaaaagacCATCTACCTGGTCCTTTTATTTTAAAGTCACTTGGAATTCCCATGCAGCATACAGCCAAGCGACTGGAATCAAATCTTTATCTATTAACCGGTGCGCCAGTTCCACTTTCATTAAGTTTCATGACTAAAAAGGGATTATACCAAGTTGGAGTTGACCAAACAGGAAAACTTGATCCAAACATTGCTCGTACTGAACTATGGGAGTTTTACAAAAATGGGAAAGAAAACCTTCAATTTAATGCACAAGAGGAGCTATCTCACCTGATAGAGACAGTCCCTTCATCTAGTAACTCATCCAGTGGAGAAGGCTATTTCACTACTGAATTAAAGGAGAACAACTTTGAGTTGCCCCTGAGTAAGAATGATTTTACCTTTGATGATTCCGAGGTCGAGTCATTGATTAAAGGTTTATCTGAACAGGACTTGGACCTTCATACCCAGAGATACAAAGAATCTTTGCAGTACTCTTTTGCGACTCGAGAGAATGACGTGAAGAAATACTTTTATGAGGCCAGAATGATTATCAATACTGTTAACAAAGAAGGTGGAGCGCATTATGACTGGAGGTTTTTCAATGGAGCCATGAATCATGAAAGTTCCGGTTTTactgaggaagaaagacaaCTGAGAAAGAGATCTGTTTTGCATCGTTTATTGCGAAACTGGCTTGTATTCAATTACCAGCAAGGATCTCCCACTTGGTTGGCTCATGGAACTTTACTTTCTTGGTATTGGAATTCATTGATGTTCCCTTGGGATTATGATATTGATGTGCAAATGCCAATCAAGAGTTTGAACAATCTATGTGCTAACTTCAACCAATCATTAATAATTGAGGATCTTACTGAAGgatattcttcttttttcttggattgCGGATCAAGTATCACGCATAGAACAAAAGGCAAAGGATTAAACTTCATTGATGCAAGATTCATAAATGTTGAAACAGGCCTTTATATCGATATCACTGGATTAAGTACCAGTCAGTCAGCTCGACCGCCAAGGTTTAGTAACGCTTCGAAGAAAGATCCTATTTACAATTGCAGGAATAATCATTTCTACTCTCATAACAATATAGCACCTCTCAAATACACGTTGATGGAGGGGGTTCCCAGTTTCATTCCTCAACAGTATGAAGAAATATTGAGAGAGGAGTATACAACTGGTTTGACTTCGAAACACTACAACGGCAACTTTTTTATGACTCAATTGAATTTGTGGCTTGAAAGAGATCCAATGCTAGCACTTGTGCCTTCATCCAAATACGAAATTGAAGGTGGAGGGGTGGACCATAACAAGATTATCAAGTCTATTCTTGAACTTTccaacatcaaaaaattgGAATTGTTGGATGATAATCCCGATATATTAGAGGAGGTGATCAGGACATACGAACTGACTTCCATTCACCATAAAGAGATGCAGTATCTTTCCAGTGTCAAACCAGATGGGGACAGGTCCATGCAGTCAAATGACATAACCAGTTCTTACCAGGAGTTTCTAGCAAGTCTGAAGAAATTCCAGCCTTTACGCAAAGATTTGTTCCAATTTGAGCGGATAGACCTTTCTAAGCATAGAAAACAGTGA
- a CDS encoding Essential protein, component of a complex containing Cef1p, which yields MFKKRVVKGKKRHIGEGELASIQDNEGSIAVVKVHKKRAPVEADDKAPITLPQRNTVTEIGGDAPREEHSVNNFAKFITPSANKPMSKSATNINSTTTIDFQPDVCKDYKQTGYCGYGDTCKFLHLRDDFKQGWKLDREWENVQKKKHNTLKGVKEIQMFNEDELKDIPFKCIICKGDYKSPVKTSCNHYFCEQCFLQRSRRKPNCIICGRDTLGVALPAKKLSQFLAKIHNNESNKV from the coding sequence ATGTTCAAGAAAAGGGTAgtgaaaggaaagaaaaggcaTATAGGCGAGGGAGAGTTAGCTAGCATACAAGATAATGAAGGATCAATAGCGGTAGTTAAAGTGCACAAGAAAAGAGCACCTGTTGAGGCTGATGATAAAGCTCCAATTACATTGCCACAGAGAAACACAGTAACAGAAATAGGAGGGGATGCACCACGAGAAGAGCATTCAGTGAACAACTTTGCCAAATTCATAACCCCAAGCGCTAATAAGCCAATGTCAAAGTCGGCTACTAACATTAATAGTACAACAACTATCGATTTTCAACCAGATGTTTGCAAGGACTACAAACAGACAGGTTACTGCGGATATGGTGACACTTGTAAGTTTTTGCACCTGAGGGATGATTTCAAACAGGGATGGAAATTAGATAGGGAGTGGGAAAATgtccaaaagaagaagcatAATACTCTCAAAGGGGTTAAGGAGATCCAAATGTttaatgaagatgagctCAAAGATATCCCGTTTAAATGCATTATATGCAAAGGAGATTACAAATCACCCGTGAAAACTTCTTGCAATCATTATTTTTGCGAACAATGTTTCCTGCAACGgtcaagaagaaaaccaaATTGTATTATATGTGGCAGAGACACTTTAGGAGTTGCTTTACCAGCAAAGAAGTTGTCCCAATTTCTGGCTAAGATACATAATAATGAAAGTAATAAAGTTTAG
- a CDS encoding 60S ribosomal protein L38 (Protein component of the large (60S) ribosomal subunit, has similarity to rat L38 ribosomal protein): MPRQITDIKKFVELTRRADVKSATVKTNSKFNSKGEKYQQTKFKVRGARYLYTLIVEDADKAKKLVQSLPPQLKVTKL, translated from the coding sequence ATGCCTAGACAAATCACTGatatcaagaagtttgTTGAGTTGACTAGAAGAGCAGACGTCAAGTCCGCCACCGTCAAGACCAACTCTAAATTCAACTCCAAGGGTGAGAAATACCAGCAGACTAAGTTCAAGGTTAGAGGTGCTAGATATCTGTACACTCTGATTGTCGAAGATGCTGACAAGGCCAAGAAGTTGGTGCAATCTTTACCACCACAATTGAAGGTTACCAAGTTGTAG